A genomic stretch from Salvelinus namaycush isolate Seneca chromosome 25, SaNama_1.0, whole genome shotgun sequence includes:
- the znf326 gene encoding DBIRD complex subunit ZNF326 isoform X1, which translates to MSRRNDHSFSDYGPPNTYTAHGSITPTQRSAETTHGYTHHTRHSTVNPASYNSQRTSNSEKAELYDPYDPDPGSSSDSELEPSKGREDHHRHRVSGGSSRLSSGYQGSASVAGHHDGFNWDLLSSRPGTRHEQSSHGSIPDRSSHDHSERPLPTTETPLLPLNAYWGQGENGREMSTTTVPGKETRNPPGFTRSHWDTNPIHGQSESSGRGGDQTKSPSEVTKKRSRSPNEDIPSDFFTCDMCNLDFHKASTLEVHLKCNSHWETLEHIQNQNNYDDTAIAFLHEAVLTKVRQGDRLQMNRHSLRALQDKDYMTKLDIFHCAPCQVYVSVHPSSLQDHLSSKDHLRNKMEFRTKQLRESVNFAKATMKQMNTEYASFCEGKDPFEQSS; encoded by the exons ATGAGTCGACGAAATGATCACTCTTTTTCTGATTATGGACCGCCGAATACATACACTGCTCATGGAAG CATCACACCAACCCAGCGAAGTGCAG AAACAACCCATGGTTATACCCACCACACAAGACACTCGACCGTAAACCCAGCATCCTACAACTCTCAGCGAACAAGCAACTCAGAAAA AGCCGAGCTCTACGACCCGTATGATCCTGATCCTGGCTCATCATCAGACTCTGAATTGGAGCCTTCCAAAGGCAGGGAAGACCATCACAGGCACAGAGTTAGTGGAGGGAGCAGCCGCCTGAGTAGTGGATATCAAGGCTCTGCTTCAGTAGCTGGACATCATGATGGCTTCAACTGGGATTTGTTATCCTCTCGGCCCGGTACCAGACATGAGCAGTCGAGCCATGGCTCCATACCTGACCGGTCTAGCCATGACCACTCAGAACGGCCGTTGCCCACGACAGAAACCCCACTATTACCCCTCAATGCATATTGGGGGCAGGGGGAAAATGGGAGAGAAATGTCCACAACCACAGTACCTGGCAAAGAG ACAAGAAATCCACCAGGGTTTACCCGGTCCCACTGGGATACCAACCCCATTCATGGCCAATCAGAATCTAGTGGAAGAG GAGGGGACCAAACCAAGTCACCCTCAGAGGTCACAAAGAAGAGAAGCAGAAGCCCAAATGAGGACATACCGAG TGATTTTTTCACCTGTGACATGTGTAACTTGGATTTCCATAAAGCGAGCACCCTTGAGGTGCATCTGAAGTGCAATAGTCACTGGGAGACCCTGGAGCACATCCAAAATCAAAACAACTACGACGACACGGCAATCGCCTTTTTGCAT GAGGCCGTGTTAACCAAAGTCCGGCAAGGTGATAGACTGCAGATGAACAGACATAGCCTTAGAG CATTGCAGGACAAGGATTACATGACAAAGTTAGATATTTTCCACTGTGCTCCTTGCCAAGTCTACGTCTCCGTACATCCATCATCACTGCAGGATCACCTGAGCTCCAAAGACCACCTGAGGAACAAAATG GAATTTAGAACGAAACAGTTGCGGGAAAGTGTGAACTTTGCGAAGGCGACCATGAAACAAATGAATACTGAGTATGCAAGCTTCTGTGAG GGCAAGGATCCTTTTGAACAGTCATCATGA
- the znf326 gene encoding DBIRD complex subunit ZNF326 isoform X3, which produces MITLFLIMDRRIHTLLMEETTHGYTHHTRHSTVNPASYNSQRTSNSEKAELYDPYDPDPGSSSDSELEPSKGREDHHRHRVSGGSSRLSSGYQGSASVAGHHDGFNWDLLSSRPGTRHEQSSHGSIPDRSSHDHSERPLPTTETPLLPLNAYWGQGENGREMSTTTVPGKETRNPPGFTRSHWDTNPIHGQSESSGRGGDQTKSPSEVTKKRSRSPNEDIPSDFFTCDMCNLDFHKASTLEVHLKCNSHWETLEHIQNQNNYDDTAIAFLHEAVLTKVRQGDRLQMNRHSLRALQDKDYMTKLDIFHCAPCQVYVSVHPSSLQDHLSSKDHLRNKMEFRTKQLRESVNFAKATMKQMNTEYASFCEGKDPFEQSS; this is translated from the exons ATGATCACTCTTTTTCTGATTATGGACCGCCGAATACATACACTGCTCATGGAAG AAACAACCCATGGTTATACCCACCACACAAGACACTCGACCGTAAACCCAGCATCCTACAACTCTCAGCGAACAAGCAACTCAGAAAA AGCCGAGCTCTACGACCCGTATGATCCTGATCCTGGCTCATCATCAGACTCTGAATTGGAGCCTTCCAAAGGCAGGGAAGACCATCACAGGCACAGAGTTAGTGGAGGGAGCAGCCGCCTGAGTAGTGGATATCAAGGCTCTGCTTCAGTAGCTGGACATCATGATGGCTTCAACTGGGATTTGTTATCCTCTCGGCCCGGTACCAGACATGAGCAGTCGAGCCATGGCTCCATACCTGACCGGTCTAGCCATGACCACTCAGAACGGCCGTTGCCCACGACAGAAACCCCACTATTACCCCTCAATGCATATTGGGGGCAGGGGGAAAATGGGAGAGAAATGTCCACAACCACAGTACCTGGCAAAGAG ACAAGAAATCCACCAGGGTTTACCCGGTCCCACTGGGATACCAACCCCATTCATGGCCAATCAGAATCTAGTGGAAGAG GAGGGGACCAAACCAAGTCACCCTCAGAGGTCACAAAGAAGAGAAGCAGAAGCCCAAATGAGGACATACCGAG TGATTTTTTCACCTGTGACATGTGTAACTTGGATTTCCATAAAGCGAGCACCCTTGAGGTGCATCTGAAGTGCAATAGTCACTGGGAGACCCTGGAGCACATCCAAAATCAAAACAACTACGACGACACGGCAATCGCCTTTTTGCAT GAGGCCGTGTTAACCAAAGTCCGGCAAGGTGATAGACTGCAGATGAACAGACATAGCCTTAGAG CATTGCAGGACAAGGATTACATGACAAAGTTAGATATTTTCCACTGTGCTCCTTGCCAAGTCTACGTCTCCGTACATCCATCATCACTGCAGGATCACCTGAGCTCCAAAGACCACCTGAGGAACAAAATG GAATTTAGAACGAAACAGTTGCGGGAAAGTGTGAACTTTGCGAAGGCGACCATGAAACAAATGAATACTGAGTATGCAAGCTTCTGTGAG GGCAAGGATCCTTTTGAACAGTCATCATGA
- the znf326 gene encoding DBIRD complex subunit ZNF326 isoform X2, which translates to MSRRNDHSFSDYGPPNTYTAHGSITPTQRSAETTHGYTHHTRHSTVNPASYNSQRTSNSEKAELYDPYDPDPGSSSDSELEPSKGREDHHRHRVSGGSSRLSSGYQGSASVAGHHDGFNWDLLSSRPGTRHEQSSHGSIPDRSSHDHSERPLPTTETPLLPLNAYWGQGENGREMSTTTVPGKETRNPPGFTRSHWDTNPIHGQSESSGRGGDQTKSPSEVTKKRSRSPNEDIPSDFFTCDMCNLDFHKASTLEVHLKCNSHWETLEHIQNQNNYDDTAIAFLHEAVLTKVRQALQDKDYMTKLDIFHCAPCQVYVSVHPSSLQDHLSSKDHLRNKMEFRTKQLRESVNFAKATMKQMNTEYASFCEGKDPFEQSS; encoded by the exons ATGAGTCGACGAAATGATCACTCTTTTTCTGATTATGGACCGCCGAATACATACACTGCTCATGGAAG CATCACACCAACCCAGCGAAGTGCAG AAACAACCCATGGTTATACCCACCACACAAGACACTCGACCGTAAACCCAGCATCCTACAACTCTCAGCGAACAAGCAACTCAGAAAA AGCCGAGCTCTACGACCCGTATGATCCTGATCCTGGCTCATCATCAGACTCTGAATTGGAGCCTTCCAAAGGCAGGGAAGACCATCACAGGCACAGAGTTAGTGGAGGGAGCAGCCGCCTGAGTAGTGGATATCAAGGCTCTGCTTCAGTAGCTGGACATCATGATGGCTTCAACTGGGATTTGTTATCCTCTCGGCCCGGTACCAGACATGAGCAGTCGAGCCATGGCTCCATACCTGACCGGTCTAGCCATGACCACTCAGAACGGCCGTTGCCCACGACAGAAACCCCACTATTACCCCTCAATGCATATTGGGGGCAGGGGGAAAATGGGAGAGAAATGTCCACAACCACAGTACCTGGCAAAGAG ACAAGAAATCCACCAGGGTTTACCCGGTCCCACTGGGATACCAACCCCATTCATGGCCAATCAGAATCTAGTGGAAGAG GAGGGGACCAAACCAAGTCACCCTCAGAGGTCACAAAGAAGAGAAGCAGAAGCCCAAATGAGGACATACCGAG TGATTTTTTCACCTGTGACATGTGTAACTTGGATTTCCATAAAGCGAGCACCCTTGAGGTGCATCTGAAGTGCAATAGTCACTGGGAGACCCTGGAGCACATCCAAAATCAAAACAACTACGACGACACGGCAATCGCCTTTTTGCAT GAGGCCGTGTTAACCAAAGTCCGGCAAG CATTGCAGGACAAGGATTACATGACAAAGTTAGATATTTTCCACTGTGCTCCTTGCCAAGTCTACGTCTCCGTACATCCATCATCACTGCAGGATCACCTGAGCTCCAAAGACCACCTGAGGAACAAAATG GAATTTAGAACGAAACAGTTGCGGGAAAGTGTGAACTTTGCGAAGGCGACCATGAAACAAATGAATACTGAGTATGCAAGCTTCTGTGAG GGCAAGGATCCTTTTGAACAGTCATCATGA
- the znf326 gene encoding DBIRD complex subunit ZNF326 isoform X4 yields MSRRNDHSFSDYGPPNTYTAHGSITPTQRSAETTHGYTHHTRHSTVNPASYNSQRTSNSEKAELYDPYDPDPGSSSDSELEPSKGREDHHRHRVSGGSSRLSSGYQGSASVAGHHDGFNWDLLSSRPGTRHEQSSHGSIPDRSSHDHSERPLPTTETPLLPLNAYWGQGENGREMSTTTVPGKETRNPPGFTRSHWDTNPIHGQSESSGRGGDQTKSPSEVTKKRSRSPNEDIPSDFFTCDMCNLDFHKASTLEVHLKCNSHWETLEHIQNQNNYDDTAIAFLHEAVLTKVRQGDRLQMNRHSLRGSLTCKAWGLSLMLLASHTYCSRPDSFPRLSLLLFSHLPDSPSVSNYKGG; encoded by the exons ATGAGTCGACGAAATGATCACTCTTTTTCTGATTATGGACCGCCGAATACATACACTGCTCATGGAAG CATCACACCAACCCAGCGAAGTGCAG AAACAACCCATGGTTATACCCACCACACAAGACACTCGACCGTAAACCCAGCATCCTACAACTCTCAGCGAACAAGCAACTCAGAAAA AGCCGAGCTCTACGACCCGTATGATCCTGATCCTGGCTCATCATCAGACTCTGAATTGGAGCCTTCCAAAGGCAGGGAAGACCATCACAGGCACAGAGTTAGTGGAGGGAGCAGCCGCCTGAGTAGTGGATATCAAGGCTCTGCTTCAGTAGCTGGACATCATGATGGCTTCAACTGGGATTTGTTATCCTCTCGGCCCGGTACCAGACATGAGCAGTCGAGCCATGGCTCCATACCTGACCGGTCTAGCCATGACCACTCAGAACGGCCGTTGCCCACGACAGAAACCCCACTATTACCCCTCAATGCATATTGGGGGCAGGGGGAAAATGGGAGAGAAATGTCCACAACCACAGTACCTGGCAAAGAG ACAAGAAATCCACCAGGGTTTACCCGGTCCCACTGGGATACCAACCCCATTCATGGCCAATCAGAATCTAGTGGAAGAG GAGGGGACCAAACCAAGTCACCCTCAGAGGTCACAAAGAAGAGAAGCAGAAGCCCAAATGAGGACATACCGAG TGATTTTTTCACCTGTGACATGTGTAACTTGGATTTCCATAAAGCGAGCACCCTTGAGGTGCATCTGAAGTGCAATAGTCACTGGGAGACCCTGGAGCACATCCAAAATCAAAACAACTACGACGACACGGCAATCGCCTTTTTGCAT GAGGCCGTGTTAACCAAAGTCCGGCAAGGTGATAGACTGCAGATGAACAGACATAGCCTTAGAGGTAGCTTAACGTGCAAAGCCTGGGGTCTATCGCTAATGCTCCTGGCTAGTCACACATACTGTTCCCGACCAGATTCATTCCCGCGTCTATCCCTCCTACTATTCTCCCACTTGCCTGACTCCCCCTCTGTGTCCAACTATAAAGGTGGCTAA